The following proteins come from a genomic window of Malus domestica chromosome 02, GDT2T_hap1:
- the LOC103413476 gene encoding protein EMSY-LIKE 3-like, translated as MDYEPYDSSGTDDDFPPSRQHRVPRGGRVTGNGRSGGGSVPYPRMYGETDMEAQIHQLEREAYSSVLRAFKAQADAITWEKEGLLTNLRKELRLSNEEHKELLGRVNVADDVIERIRDWRQAGGVQSGMLSTVQAVHDPIPSPTVSVSRKKQKMTQSVHTQSFAGPTPPFHPQAVTTSHQPSSSTVKRGSVPAPASGAKGKKHKPGQILPGASSMKQYPSSGPTGRGQVSHRVSIGDVVNEPAEGKTNDSLIGRKVRTRWPDDNTFYEAIIKDYNQAEGRHHLVYDINSANETWEWVNLSEISPEDIQWVGEDPGISHRGGYSGSGHGMNRSVGRDNVPVPGRGRGTPKGQTRKDFPPSQNGIGKKAPDNIQLLHTDTLIKEVERVFGENRPDSVEIEKAKKVLKDHEQALIDAIAKLADISDGESGPLPLNS; from the exons ATGGACTACGAGCCCTACGATAGCAGCG GAACTGATGACGATTTTCCTCCATCACGCCAACATAGAGTTCCCAGAGGGGGTCGCGTTACAGGGAATGGAAGATCTGGTGGGGGTTCTGTCCCATATCCTAGGATGTATGGTGAAACTGACATGGAAGCACAAATTCACCAGCTTGAACGAGAAGCATACAGTTCAGTTCTAAGAGCCTTTAAAGCTCAAGCTGATGCCATTACTTGG GAAAAGGAAGGTCTGTTAACAAACCTTAGAAAGGAGTTGAGGTTATCAAATGAGGAGCACAAAGAACTTCTAGGACGGGTTAATGTAGCAGATGATGTCATAGAGAGGATAAG GGACTGGAGACAGGCTGGTGGGGTTCAATCGGGCATGTTGAGTACTGTTCAAGCAGTGCATGATCCAATACCTAGTCCTACTGTCTCTGTATCACGCAAGAAACAGAAGATGACCCAATCAGTACATACGCAGTCCTTTGCTGGGCCAACACCACCATTTCATCCACAGGCAGTTACCACATCCCACCAGCCATCTTCGTCTACTGTAAAACGAGGATCTGTCCCAGCCCCAGCCTCAGGAGCTAAGGGCAAGAAACATAAACCT GGTCAAATTTTACCCGGTGCTTCTTCAATGAAGCAGTACCCTTCCTCAGGTCCAACAGGAAGGGGTCAAGTTTCGCATAGAGTTTCAATTGGTGACGTTGTAAATGAACCTGCTGAAGGAAAGACAAATGATTCCTTGATAGGGAGGAAAGTAAGGACTAGGTGGCCCGACGACAACACCTTTTATGAAGCCATTATAAAAGACTACAATCAAGCAGAG GGACGGCATCATCTAGTCTACGATATTAATTCGGCAAATGAAACATGGGAGTGGGTTAATTTATCAGAG ATATCTCCAGAGGATATTCAATGGGTAGGTGAAGATCCTGGAATCTCTCATCGTGGGGGTTATAGTGGATCTGGTCATGGGATGAATAGATCTGTAGGCCGTGACAATGTTCCAGTTCCTGGAAGAGGTAGAGGGACCCCAAAGGGTCAAACAAGAAAAGATTTTCCGCCATCACAAAATGGCATTGGAAAGAAGGCACCAGACAATATCCAGTTACTTCACACAGATACTTTAATTAAGGAG GTAGAAAGGGTCTTTGGTGAAAACCGTCCAGACTCTGTTGAAATTGAGAAAGCAAAGAAAGTGTTGAAA GATCATGAACAAGCACTTATTGATGCAATTGCAAAGCTTGCTGATATTTCTGATGGTGAAAGCG GACCTTTGCCTTTAAACAGCTGA
- the LOC103414252 gene encoding G-type lectin S-receptor-like serine/threonine-protein kinase LECRK3 yields the protein MAMPVFLHLLGLLLVVAEPLCAAAQSAANISLGSSRTASEDTSKSSWQSPSGTFAFGFRRIGDQHTFLLAIWYDNIPDKTVVWYANGDAPAPKGSKIELTADGQFALTGPKRQEIWKPESVLSGGVAYAAMLDTGNFVLAGKNSDYLWQSFKDPADTILPTQLLEIGEKLYSRQTASNYSRGRFQLQVKQDGRLVLYPVALPTEFAYSTYYDSNTADAADGMNTGFQLLFNESGYLNIVIRNGSMVSLTNKKVSPVRDYYFRATLDFDGLFTQYAHPKSSKNGSWTSWLPLWSIPDNICFAVNGDLGSGPCGYNTVCRLDANRRPICECLPGFSALDSDNKFGGCKQNKIPTCEQGNSKLEELYVMHELTNTYFPSSANYEQIQPMNEDDCTRSCLYDCNCMVAVVKEGSCWKKKLPVSHGRQDWNTYGKALIKLPKSDAALEDPLFPVSDTGKKDQKTLILVGGLLLGSSVVLNFIFLAAISLVFFYGYKKRHNLTSSASSIMEANLRSFTYKDLEEATDGFREELGRGAFGIVYKGIISSISSTNYVAIKKLDKMAQEGEKEFKAEVRAIARTHHKNLVRLLGFCDEGPNKLLVYEFMSNGTLASFLFGISRPDWNKRIQIAFGIARGLMYLHEECSMQIIHCDIKPHNILLDDSFTARISDFGLAKLLLSDQTLTNTVIRGTRGYVAPEWFRNIPITAKVDVYSYGVMLLEIICCRRSLEMERENEEEVILTDWVYDCYKEKTLKKLIEDDEEARNDMKRLERLVRVAIWCVQEDPSLRPTMKKVTQMLEGVVDVSVPPCPLFSSVC from the coding sequence ATGGCCATGCCTGTTTTCCTTCACTTGCTTGGCCTTTTACTTGTAGTTGCTGAACCACTTTGTGCAGCAGCCCAATCTGCTGCAAATATTAGCTTGGGGTCGTCCCGCACTGCATCTGAAGACACATCTAAATCGTCATGGCAGTCACCCTCCGGGACATTTGCTTTCGGGTTTCGCCGCATTGGTGATCAACACACCTTCTTGCTTGCCATATGGTATGACAATATACCAGATAAAACCGTAGTTTGGTATGCAAATGGAGACGCTCCAGCACCAAAAGGATCGAAAATTGAGCTCACCGCTGATGGTCAATTTGCGCTCACCGGCCCAAAAAGACAAGAAATCTGGAAGCCTGAGTCCGTTCTTAGTGGTGGAGTTGCATATGCTGCCATGCTTGACACAGGCAACTTTGTGCTTGCAGGCAAGAATTCTGATTACTTATGGCAGAGCTTCAAGGATCCCGCCGACACCATTTTGCCCACCCAACTGCTGGAGATTGGCGAAAAGCTGTATTCTAGGCAGACTGCAAGCAACTACTCGAGGGGAAGGTTTCAACTCCAAGTGAAACAAGATGGAAGGCTTGTTTTATATCCGGTTGCCTTGCCTACGGAGTTCGCATACTCAACGTACTATGATAGCAACACTGCCGATGCTGCCGATGGTATGAATACGGGCTTTCAGCTGCTGTTTAACGAGTCAGGTTACCTCAATATTGTCATAAGGAATGGAAGTATGGTAAGCCTCACAAACAAAAAAGTGTCACCAGTAAGAGATTATTATTTCAGAGCTACACTGGATTTTGATGGGCTTTTCACTCAATATGCTCACCCGAAATCCTCAAAAAATGGGAGTTGGACGTCCTGGTTGCCTCTCTGGTCTATCCCGGACAACATTTGCTTCGCTGTAAATGGTGATTTGGGAAGTGGACCGTGTGGATACAATACCGTCTGCAGACTTGATGCAAATAGAAGACCAATTTGTGAATGTCTTCCTGGCTTTTCCGCTTTGGATTCAGATAATAAGTTCGGTGGCTGTAAACAGAACAAAATACCGACTTGCGAACAAGGCAATTCAAAGCTGGAAGAATTGTATGTTATGCATGAGCTGACTAATACTTATTTTCCCTCTTCTGCAAACTATGAGCAAATACAGCCGATGAACGAAGATGACTGCACCAGATCTTGCCTTTACGATTGTAATTGTATGGTTGCTGTTGTCAAAGAAGGTAGCTGCTGGAAGAAGAAATTGCCAGTCTCACATGGAAGGCAGGACTGGAATACGTATGGGAAGGCGCTGATCAAATTACCAAAGTCTGACGCTGCTTTAGAGGATCCACTTTTTCCAGTCTCAGACACGGGAAAAAAAGATCAAAAAACTCTCATCTTAGTAGGAGGACTTCTTCTAGGTAGCTCTGTGGTTCTTAACTTTATATTTCTTGCAGCgatttctttggttttcttttatGGATACAAGAAAAGACATAATCTTACTAGTAGTGCATCAAGTATTATGGAAGCAAATCTACGCTCGTTTACTTATAAAGATCTAGAAGAAGCCACAGATGGATTTAGGGAAGAACTTGGAAGAGGTGCTTTTGGCATTGTTTACAAAGGAATCATATCATCCATCAGTTCAACAAACTACGTCGCAATCAAGAAGTTGGACAAAATGGCGCAAGAAGGTGAGAAGGAATTCAAAGCAGAGGTGAGAGCAATAGCCAGGACTCACCACAAGAACTTGGTCAGATTGCTTGGGTTCTGTGATGAAGGGCCAAACAAACTTTTGGTCTATGAGTTTATGAGCAATGGAACATTGGCCAGCTTTCTCTTTGGGATTTCAAGGCCCGATTGGAACAAACGGATTCAAATTGCATTCGGGATTGCAAGAGGACTCATGTACCTGCATGAGGAGTGTAGCATGCAGATCATCCACTGCGATATCAAGCCCCACAACATACTTCTAGATGATTCATTCACGGCAAGGATTTCGGACTTTGGATTGGCAAAGCTTCTGCTGAGCGATCAAACTCTTACTAATACAGTCATCAGAGGGACCAGAGGATATGTTGCACCAGAATGGTTCAGGAATATTCCGATTACTGCAAAGGTTGATGTTTATAGTTATGGGGTCATGTTATTGGAGATCATCTGCTGCAGGAGGAGCCTTGAAATGGAAAGGGAAAACGAAGAAGAAGTGATACTAACTGACTGGGTTTATGATTGCTACAAGGAAAAAACATTAAAGAAGCTTATAGAAGATGATGAAGAGGCAAGAAATGACATGAAAAGGTTGGAGAGGCTAGTCAGGGTTGCAATTTGGTGCGTTCAAGAGGATCCGTCCTTAAGACCGACAATGAAGAAGGTTACGCAGATGCTTGAAGGAGTGGTTGATGTATCCGTGCCTCCATGTCCTCTTTTTAGTTCAGTTTGCTGA